The Vicinamibacteria bacterium sequence TCGATAGGCGCCTCGCCTTGAAGACGCTGGGTACGGCGGCACTGGTGAGCCTCGCTCCCCGTGAGCTCCTCGCCGCGGCGCGAGCACTTCACGCTCAGATCGACGGCGAGCGACACGTGTTCAAGAGCCTCGACGTCGAACAGAGTGAGCTCGTCGCGGTCGTCGCCGAGCTGATCATTCCCGAGACGGACACACCCGGAGCGCGCGCGGCACGGGTGGACGCGTTCATCGACCTCATGTTGACCGAGTGGTTCGCCGACGAGGAACGCCACCGATTCCTGCAGGGACTCGCGCGACTGGCCAACCAGGACTTCCTGCGGAAGGACGAGGCGCAACGGGTCGCGATCCTGAGGGCGCTCGAGGAAGAGGCGCTCGCGGCTCCTGAGCCCCCTCCCGAAGCTCCCGCCGATGCGCCGTTCTTTTCGGTGATGAAGTGGTTGACGCTCTACGGCTACTTCACGTCCAAAGTCGCGATGGAACGGGAGCTCGATCCCGTCCTCTTCCACGGTACTTATGAGGGCTGCGCCCCTCTCCGGAGGTGAGGTGGTGCAGAGAGTCTATGATGCCATCGTCGTCGGCTCGGGAATCACCGGCGGGTGGGCCGCGAAGGAGCTGACCGAAAAAGGACTAGAGACTCTCGTTCTCGAGGCGGGAGGGCCGATCGATCCCGACCGAGACTACGTCGAGCACGTCCCACCCTGGCAGCAGCGATTTCGCGGGCTTCGCGACCGGGCGCGGCAATCACGAGATCAGCCGATACAGAAGAACTGCTACGCGTGCGACGAGTGGTCGAGTCGCTTCTTCGTGAACGATCGCGAGAACCCGTACACCTTCGCGCAAGACAAACCCTTCCACTGGATTCGCGGTCGGCAGGTGGGTGGGCGCTCGATCCTGTGGGCCCGCCAGACGTACCGCTGGAGCGATCTCGACTTCGAGGCGAACGCCAAGGAAGGAATCGGCGTGGACTGGCCGATTCGCTACCGCGACATCGAGCCCTGGTACGACTACGTCGAGGAGTTCGCCGGCATCAGTGGGCAAGCCGAAGGTCTGCCCCACCTTCCCGATGGGAAGTTTCTCCCTCCGATGCAGCTGAACTGTGCCGAAAAAGTGGTCAGAGAGGCGCTCGTAGGGAAGTTTGCCGACGAGCGAATGCTGACCATCGGACGTTGCGCCGTGCTCACCAAAGAGCACAAGGGGCGAGCGCCGTGCCACTACTGCGGGCCGTGCGAACGCGGGTGCATCACGCGATCGTACTTCTCGAGCCTGAACGCGACTCTCCCGGCTGCCAGGGCAACGGGCCGGCTCACCCTCAGGCCGCACAGCGTGGTTCACAGCCTCGTCTACGACGAAGGACTCGATCGGATCACCGGCGTTCGCCTCATCGATGGCCGAACTCACGAGGCTTTCGAGGTGCAGGGGCGTCTCGTCTTCCTCTGCGCGTCGGCGCTCGAGTCGACGCGCATCCTGCTCAACTCGAGGACGGCGCGCTTCTCGGAGGGCCTCGCCAATTCCAGCGGGACTCTCGGCCGTTTCCTGATGGATCACGTGATGGGTGGAGGGGCGGAGGGAACGATTCCGGGCCACGAGGACCGTGTTCCCTATGGGCAACGGCCGAACGGCCTCTACGTGCCACGATTCCGCAACGTCAAGACGAAATCGCCGTTCCTGAGGGGCTACGGCTTTCAGGGTGGCGGGTTTCGCGAGCGGTGGGAGCGTGGGCTCGAGATGCCTGGCTTTGGAGCCAGTTTCAAGCACGCTCTTCGGAGCTACGGCCCGTGGAAGCTGCGGCTCTACGGCTTCGGCGAGGGCCTTCCGCATGCCGAGAATCGCGTCAGCCTCGACCCCGAGGTGGTGGATCGCTGGGGCATTCCCGCATTGAAGGTCGACGCGCGCTGGGGCGAGAACGAGCGGGCACTCCTGAAGGACATGGCGCTGACCGCGGCGGAGATGCTCGAGGTCGCGGGAGCGAGGAACATCGAGACTTTCGTCGAGGACAACCCACCGGGCCTCACGATTCACGAGATGGGCACGGCGCGCATGGGCCGCGATCCGAAGACGTCCGTCTTGAACGGCTTCAACCAGTCCCACGACGTCCCGAATCTCTTCGTCACCGACGGAGCCTGCATGACGTCGTCTTCGTGCGTCAATCCATCCATTACCTATATGGCCCTTACCGCCCGCGCGTGCGATTACGCGGTGAAGCAAATGGATCAGGGACACATTTGAGCCGTCTGCTGTTCTTGGTTCTGCTCTCGACGGCGACGTCCTCAGGGGCCCAGCAGTGGTCTCATTACGGGGCCGATGCCGCCGCAACGCGTTACGCGCCGCACGACCAGATTCACGCCGGGAACGTGGAGAATCTGGAGGTCGCCTGGATCTTCCGTACCGATAACTTCGGCCCCGAGCCCGAGATCAAGGGCGAGACGACGCCCATCTTCATCGACGGGGTTCTCTATGCGACCGCGGGGCTGACGCGCAGCACCGTGGCCATCGACGCGGGAAGCGGTGAGCTCTTGTGGATGTACCGCCTGGGCGAAGGCGAAAGAGGTGCCAAAGCACCACGAAGGTTCTCGGGACGTGGCGTCGCCTACTGGAACGACGGCGACAAAGACCGACGAATCTACTTCGTCACCATCGGCTACCAGCTCGTCGCCCTCGATGCGAGTGAGGGCCATCCCATCGGAGCTTTCGGCGTGGACGGTGTCGTCGACCTCATGCGCGACGTCGCCGGCGGCGTCGATCCGGTGGGTGCCATCGGATCGAGCTCTCCGCCCGTGATTGTGGGAGACGTCGTCATCGTTGGGCCGGCTTTCCACCCGGGCTTCCGCCCACCCAGCCAGGCCAACTCGCGAGGGGATGTGAGCGGTTACGACGTTCGTACCGGAAGGAGGCTCTGGACGTTTCGCACGATACCTGCGCCAGGAGAGTACGGCCACGAGACCTGGGAAGACGGATCGTGGGAGTACACGGGTAACGCTGGCGTTTGGGCGCCGTTCTCGGCGGATCGCGAGCGCGGTTACGTCTACTTGCCCGTCGAAGCGCCGACGAGCGATTTCTACGGAGGGCACCGTCCCGGAGACAATCTGTTCTCGTCCAGCCTCGTCTGCCTCGACGCCCGGACGGGCGAGCGCGTTTGGCACTATCAGCTCACGCATCACGACATCTGGGATTGGGACGTTCCGACCGCGCCCATCCTGATGGACCTCGTCGTCGGGGGACGTCGAATTCCCGCGGTCGTCCAGCTCACGAAGCAGTCCTTCGCATTCGTGTTCGACCGGGTAACGGGTGAGCCGGTCTGGCCCATCGAAGAGCGTGCCGTACCCGGAAGCGACGTCCCGGGAGAACGAACGGCGCCGACGCAGCCGATCCCAACGAAACCGCCACCCTTCGACCGGCAAGGGGTGAGTGTGGACGATCTCATCGACTTCACTCCCGAGCTTCGTGCCCAGGCGGTCGAGATCGTGAGCTCGTTCCGCCTGGGGCCGCTCTATCAGCCACCTTCGCTCGCCGAAGCACCCGACGGGACCCGGGGAACGCTCATGCTTCCCGGTGCGGCTGGCGGCGCCGCCTGGGAAGCGGGCGCCTTCGATCCGGAGACGTCGATCCTCTACGTGAGCTCGTCAACGAGTCCGACTCTGCTGTCGCTCGTCGCCGATCCCGAACGCTCGGAGCTTCGCTACATCGCGGGCGAGATGCGCGTTTCGGGCCCCCGGGGGCTGCCGCTCGTCAAGCCGCCGTACGGACGCATCACCGCCATCGATTTGAGCACGGGGGAGCACCGGTGGATGCAACCGAACGGTGACACGCCGGCGTGGATTCGTGATCATCCCTCGCTCGAAGGCGTCGACGTCGGGCGCACGGGCTCGCCGTCACGCGCGGGAATCCTGGTGACGAAGACGCTCGTGCTTGCCGGCGAGGGATGGGGCGGAGGACGAGGCCTCTACGCTTACGAAAAGAGAACGGGCGAAGTGCTAGCTCGCATCGAGCTTCCGGGCGTTCAGACGGGCGTTCCCATGAGCTATCTCCACGAGGGCCGGCAATACGTGGTCGTGAGTGTCGGCGACCCGGCTACCAAGACTCCGGCACAGCTCGTTGCCCTGGCCTTGTCCCGCTCCGATTAGAGCTAACGCTCGAGCTCCGCCATCCAGTTCAAGACGACTGTGATCAGCTGGGAGCTCCGCTCTTCGGTGGCCACGTTCATGACGATGTCCTGACCGTCTCGGGTCACGTCGTAGGGCCCGTCCCATACCAGAGGGGACCATTCGTCGTGCAGGTCAGGACGCTCGAACAGGAGCCGGGGGGCTTCGGCTTCGAACCGCGGCGATGTGGTCACCGCGGACACCATGAGCTTTCCACCCGGCGCCAGGAAGAAGAGCTCGCCGGCCTCGACTGACCAGCGTGGGTGATGCCCGCCTTCTAGGGAGATCCGCCGCTTTCGGTCCATCTCGGGAAATCGAGCGACGTAAACCTCGTTCCGGCCCGATTCGTTCGAAACGTAAGCGAGATATTTTCCATCGGGTGAGAAATGAGCCTCGGCCTCGTGGAACTCCGTTTGCAAGATAATCCGCGGGGTCGGCTGGCCGTCAGCCGGCTCGAGGGGTAAAAGGCCGATATCCCATCCGGTTTCCCGCCGGTTCTGGTGGAAGACGATGAACCGGCCGTCCGGAGACCAATCCGCCGGTTCGGTCTGCATCGGAGACCGAAAGAGCCTCTCGATTCCGCTCGATCCATCGGCGCTCATCATGAACAGGTTGGGCGGCCCATCGAGATCCAGGCCGAAGACGATGCGACTCCCGTCCGGCGACCAGGCGAGGTGGAGAGCATGGCGATCGTTCTGTCCGGGGACGAGGGTCGAAGTGCCGCGGAGCCTATCCACGAACCAGAGGTTCCAATCGCCATCCCACTGAATCACGGCGAGTCGCGCCTCATCCGGCGATAGCGAGACGAAGCTATAGCTTGCCGGCGGAGCGGCTCGACCGGTGGGGCGTCCCTCGCGGTCCAGCCAGCGGAGCTCCGTTTGTCGCGGACCCCCGTCGAGGACATAGGCCAGAGTTCCGTTCGTGGAAATCGAGAACGACGCCCAGCCCGGCGGAATTCTCGCTACCCCTTCGGCGACGGGCACCGGCTGGCCCCGAAGCTGGCCCAGATCGGAGTCGAACGCCTGCGCCATGAGAACGCCGTCCCGCATGAAGAGCAGCTGGCCGCTGGCGTAGGCCACCGAGGTCATGTCGGACCCCGATTCGAACTCCAGGAGATCCGTCGACTCGGACGAATCGATCGAGCCGATCCGGATCCCCGAACCGCTCGCCGCGATCTCCTGAAACAAATAGCGGCGGCCGTCCGGCAGAAAGGTGGGAAAGTAATGGCCGGAGACGTCTTCTTCGAGTTGGGTGGCCGGTTGGGGGCGTCCCCCGCTATCGGACACTCTCATGAGAGGGGTTTCCAATCGTGGCGAAAACAGGATGACCCCCTCCGCGTTCCAGGTCCCGCCCTTGCCGTCTACGGCAGCGCAGAGCGTGTCGAGCCGCCCGCCGACGACCTCGAGCTTCTTCAGCTTCTGATCGGCGAAAAAAGCGATGAACCGGCCATCGGGTGACCAGAAGGGATACCGACCTCCTTCGGTTCCCGGCAGGAGTCGGGACTCCAGGGAATCGAGG is a genomic window containing:
- a CDS encoding gluconate 2-dehydrogenase subunit 3 family protein, which gives rise to MKTLGTAALVSLAPRELLAAARALHAQIDGERHVFKSLDVEQSELVAVVAELIIPETDTPGARAARVDAFIDLMLTEWFADEERHRFLQGLARLANQDFLRKDEAQRVAILRALEEEALAAPEPPPEAPADAPFFSVMKWLTLYGYFTSKVAMERELDPVLFHGTYEGCAPLRR
- a CDS encoding protein kinase; translation: MGLRPGSRLGPYQIVAPIGAGGMGEVYKATDTRLDRTVAIKTLPDHLSSDLDLRKRFEREARAVSSLNHPNICTLYDIGHEDGVEFMVMEYIEGETLADRLQRGSLPLEEALARGMEIADALDKAHRRGVVHRDLKPGNVIMTRAGVKLLDFGLAKLSGEEKNATPLEPSAVTAQQPLTQEGTILGTFQYMSPEQLEGKEVDARTDVFAFGAVLYEMVTGHKAFTGESQANLISAIMTHEPLPLSARVPLSPRTLDRVVRKCLAKDPDDRWHSLADVAHLIRETTSDENESPGAAAVHTSRQRRWVWAMAGALLTAILVLAFHWFSDAPARGVTTRFDIAPPEGWFIEPSIADAVVLALSPDGRRLVYEAQDAQGVDRLWLRPLDSLESRLLPGTEGGRYPFWSPDGRFIAFFADQKLKKLEVVGGRLDTLCAAVDGKGGTWNAEGVILFSPRLETPLMRVSDSGGRPQPATQLEEDVSGHYFPTFLPDGRRYLFQEIAASGSGIRIGSIDSSESTDLLEFESGSDMTSVAYASGQLLFMRDGVLMAQAFDSDLGQLRGQPVPVAEGVARIPPGWASFSISTNGTLAYVLDGGPRQTELRWLDREGRPTGRAAPPASYSFVSLSPDEARLAVIQWDGDWNLWFVDRLRGTSTLVPGQNDRHALHLAWSPDGSRIVFGLDLDGPPNLFMMSADGSSGIERLFRSPMQTEPADWSPDGRFIVFHQNRRETGWDIGLLPLEPADGQPTPRIILQTEFHEAEAHFSPDGKYLAYVSNESGRNEVYVARFPEMDRKRRISLEGGHHPRWSVEAGELFFLAPGGKLMVSAVTTSPRFEAEAPRLLFERPDLHDEWSPLVWDGPYDVTRDGQDIVMNVATEERSSQLITVVLNWMAELER
- a CDS encoding PQQ-binding-like beta-propeller repeat protein; the protein is MSRLLFLVLLSTATSSGAQQWSHYGADAAATRYAPHDQIHAGNVENLEVAWIFRTDNFGPEPEIKGETTPIFIDGVLYATAGLTRSTVAIDAGSGELLWMYRLGEGERGAKAPRRFSGRGVAYWNDGDKDRRIYFVTIGYQLVALDASEGHPIGAFGVDGVVDLMRDVAGGVDPVGAIGSSSPPVIVGDVVIVGPAFHPGFRPPSQANSRGDVSGYDVRTGRRLWTFRTIPAPGEYGHETWEDGSWEYTGNAGVWAPFSADRERGYVYLPVEAPTSDFYGGHRPGDNLFSSSLVCLDARTGERVWHYQLTHHDIWDWDVPTAPILMDLVVGGRRIPAVVQLTKQSFAFVFDRVTGEPVWPIEERAVPGSDVPGERTAPTQPIPTKPPPFDRQGVSVDDLIDFTPELRAQAVEIVSSFRLGPLYQPPSLAEAPDGTRGTLMLPGAAGGAAWEAGAFDPETSILYVSSSTSPTLLSLVADPERSELRYIAGEMRVSGPRGLPLVKPPYGRITAIDLSTGEHRWMQPNGDTPAWIRDHPSLEGVDVGRTGSPSRAGILVTKTLVLAGEGWGGGRGLYAYEKRTGEVLARIELPGVQTGVPMSYLHEGRQYVVVSVGDPATKTPAQLVALALSRSD
- a CDS encoding GMC family oxidoreductase, yielding MQRVYDAIVVGSGITGGWAAKELTEKGLETLVLEAGGPIDPDRDYVEHVPPWQQRFRGLRDRARQSRDQPIQKNCYACDEWSSRFFVNDRENPYTFAQDKPFHWIRGRQVGGRSILWARQTYRWSDLDFEANAKEGIGVDWPIRYRDIEPWYDYVEEFAGISGQAEGLPHLPDGKFLPPMQLNCAEKVVREALVGKFADERMLTIGRCAVLTKEHKGRAPCHYCGPCERGCITRSYFSSLNATLPAARATGRLTLRPHSVVHSLVYDEGLDRITGVRLIDGRTHEAFEVQGRLVFLCASALESTRILLNSRTARFSEGLANSSGTLGRFLMDHVMGGGAEGTIPGHEDRVPYGQRPNGLYVPRFRNVKTKSPFLRGYGFQGGGFRERWERGLEMPGFGASFKHALRSYGPWKLRLYGFGEGLPHAENRVSLDPEVVDRWGIPALKVDARWGENERALLKDMALTAAEMLEVAGARNIETFVEDNPPGLTIHEMGTARMGRDPKTSVLNGFNQSHDVPNLFVTDGACMTSSSCVNPSITYMALTARACDYAVKQMDQGHI